A region from the Pseudomonas promysalinigenes genome encodes:
- the tuf gene encoding elongation factor Tu, translating into MAKEKFDRSLPHVNVGTIGHVDHGKTTLTAALTRVCSEVFGSAVVEFDKIDSAPEEKARGITINTAHVEYNSNIRHYAHVDCPGHADYVKNMITGAAQMDGAILVCSAADGPMPQTREHILLSRQVGVPYIVVFLNKADLVDDAELLELVEMEVRDLLSTYDFPGDDTPIIIGSARMALEGKDDNEMGTTAVKKLVETLDAYIPEPVRAIDQPFLMPIEDVFSISGRGTVVTGRIERGIVRVQDPLEIVGLRDTTTTTCTGVEMFRKLLDEGRAGENCGVLLRGTKRDDVERGQVLVKPGSVKPHTKFTAEVYVLSKEEGGRHTPFFKGYRPQFYFRTTDVTGNCELPEGVEMVMPGDNIQMTVTLIKTIAMEDGLRFAIREGGRTVGAGVVAKIIE; encoded by the coding sequence ATGGCTAAGGAAAAGTTTGATCGTTCCCTTCCCCACGTTAACGTCGGCACTATCGGCCACGTTGACCACGGTAAGACCACTCTGACCGCAGCTCTGACTCGCGTCTGCTCCGAAGTTTTCGGTTCGGCCGTCGTTGAGTTCGACAAGATCGACTCGGCTCCAGAAGAAAAAGCGCGCGGTATCACCATCAACACCGCTCACGTCGAGTACAACTCGAACATTCGTCACTACGCTCACGTTGACTGCCCAGGTCACGCTGACTACGTGAAGAACATGATCACCGGTGCTGCCCAGATGGACGGCGCGATCCTGGTTTGCTCGGCCGCCGATGGTCCGATGCCACAAACCCGTGAGCACATCCTGCTGTCCCGTCAGGTAGGCGTTCCGTACATCGTGGTCTTCCTGAACAAGGCTGACCTGGTAGACGACGCTGAGCTGCTGGAACTGGTCGAGATGGAAGTTCGCGACCTGCTGTCCACCTACGACTTCCCAGGCGACGACACCCCGATCATCATCGGTTCGGCTCGTATGGCGCTGGAAGGCAAAGACGACAACGAAATGGGTACTACCGCTGTTAAGAAGCTGGTAGAAACTCTGGATGCTTACATCCCTGAGCCAGTTCGTGCTATCGACCAGCCTTTCCTGATGCCGATCGAAGACGTATTCTCGATCTCGGGTCGTGGTACCGTTGTTACCGGCCGTATCGAGCGTGGTATCGTCCGCGTTCAGGATCCGCTGGAAATCGTTGGTCTGCGTGACACCACCACCACCACCTGCACCGGTGTTGAGATGTTCCGCAAGCTGCTGGACGAAGGCCGTGCTGGCGAGAACTGCGGCGTTCTGCTGCGTGGTACCAAGCGTGACGACGTTGAGCGTGGCCAGGTTCTGGTCAAGCCAGGTTCGGTCAAGCCGCACACCAAGTTCACCGCAGAAGTCTACGTTCTGTCGAAAGAGGAAGGCGGCCGTCACACGCCGTTCTTCAAAGGCTACCGTCCACAGTTCTACTTCCGTACCACTGACGTGACCGGTAACTGCGAGCTGCCGGAAGGCGTTGAAATGGTAATGCCAGGTGACAACATTCAGATGACTGTTACCCTGATCAAGACCATCGCAATGGAAGACGGTCTGCGCTTCGCTATCCGTGAAGGCGGTCGTACCGTCGGCGCCGGCGTCGTAGCAAAAATTATTGAATAA
- the nusG gene encoding transcription termination/antitermination protein NusG, whose product MAKRWYVVHAYSGYEKHVMRSLIERVKLAGMEDGFGEILVPTEEVVEMRNGQKRKSERKFFPGYVLVQMEMNEGTWHLVKDTPRVMGFIGGTADKPAPITDKEAEAILRRVADGSDKPKPKTLFEPGEVVRVIDGPFADFNGSVEEVNYEKSRLQVAVLIFGRSTPVELEFSQVEKV is encoded by the coding sequence GTGGCTAAGCGTTGGTATGTTGTGCATGCTTACTCGGGTTACGAGAAGCATGTAATGCGCTCCCTGATCGAGCGTGTGAAGCTGGCTGGCATGGAAGACGGTTTCGGTGAGATCCTGGTCCCGACCGAAGAAGTCGTAGAAATGCGCAACGGCCAGAAGCGCAAAAGTGAGCGTAAATTCTTCCCTGGGTACGTTTTGGTCCAGATGGAGATGAACGAAGGGACTTGGCACTTGGTCAAGGATACCCCTCGTGTAATGGGCTTTATCGGTGGAACTGCAGACAAACCTGCACCGATTACCGATAAAGAAGCTGAAGCTATCCTGCGTCGCGTCGCCGATGGTAGTGACAAGCCGAAGCCTAAGACGCTGTTCGAGCCAGGTGAAGTGGTTCGAGTCATTGATGGTCCGTTTGCTGACTTCAATGGTAGCGTCGAAGAGGTTAACTACGAGAAGAGCCGCTTGCAGGTTGCAGTGCTCATTTTCGGTCGCTCTACTCCGGTAGAGCTCGAGTTCAGCCAGGTCGAAAAGGTCTAG
- the birA gene encoding bifunctional biotin--[acetyl-CoA-carboxylase] ligase/biotin operon repressor BirA produces the protein MLKLLNLLKDGRFHSGEALGAALGVSRSAVWKQLQHLESELNLTIHKVRGRGYQLAAPLSLLDAQLINELGEGEAWPVFIHDTIDSTNAEGLRLASKGQSTPFLVLAERQSAGRGRRGRMWVSPFAENLYYSLVLRVDGGMRQLEGLSLVVGLAVMRTLQGFGVKDVGLKWPNDVLVAGQKITGILLELVGDPADVCHVVLGIGINVNMQVNEQVDQQWTSMRREIGTTIDRNRLVATLNQQLQHELTRHRRYGFAAFQEEWEQAHLWQGCNVSLIAGNSQIDGVVLGVDGQGGLRLDVDGVEKSFSGGELSLRLRDDS, from the coding sequence ATGCTGAAGTTGTTGAATCTCCTCAAGGATGGCCGATTCCATTCCGGAGAAGCCTTGGGGGCAGCCCTCGGGGTGAGTCGCAGCGCCGTTTGGAAGCAGCTGCAACACCTGGAATCCGAGCTGAACCTTACCATTCATAAGGTTCGTGGGCGTGGCTACCAGTTGGCTGCACCCCTGAGCTTGCTTGATGCGCAGCTTATCAATGAGCTCGGCGAAGGTGAGGCCTGGCCCGTTTTCATCCACGACACCATAGACTCGACCAACGCTGAAGGTCTGCGCCTTGCTAGTAAGGGGCAATCCACTCCATTCCTGGTTCTGGCTGAGCGTCAAAGTGCTGGGCGTGGTCGCCGCGGGCGTATGTGGGTGAGCCCCTTCGCGGAAAACCTCTATTACAGCCTGGTGTTGCGCGTCGATGGCGGGATGCGTCAGCTAGAGGGGCTCAGCTTGGTTGTAGGGTTGGCGGTGATGCGCACCTTACAAGGTTTTGGAGTCAAGGACGTGGGCTTGAAGTGGCCCAATGACGTGTTGGTCGCCGGGCAGAAGATAACGGGGATCCTTCTCGAGCTCGTGGGTGATCCTGCGGACGTTTGCCATGTGGTGCTCGGAATAGGCATCAATGTAAATATGCAAGTCAATGAACAGGTCGACCAGCAGTGGACATCGATGCGGCGTGAAATAGGTACGACGATCGACCGTAATCGCTTGGTGGCCACGCTCAACCAACAACTGCAGCATGAATTGACCAGGCACCGGCGCTACGGTTTTGCGGCGTTTCAGGAAGAGTGGGAGCAGGCGCATCTCTGGCAGGGGTGTAACGTGTCCCTGATTGCAGGTAATAGCCAGATCGATGGTGTTGTTTTGGGTGTGGATGGGCAGGGCGGATTGCGTCTGGACGTCGATGGTGTGGAAAAGAGCTTCAGTGGTGGTGAGCTCAGTTTGAGGTTGCGTGATGATTCTTGA
- the tyrS gene encoding tyrosine--tRNA ligase: protein MKSVEEQLALIKRGAEEVLVESELVEKLKRGQPLRIKAGFDPTAPDLHLGHTVLINKLRQFQELGHQVIFLIGDFTGMIGDPSGKSATRPPLTREQVLDNAETYKQQVFKILDPAKTEVAFNSTWMDKLTPADFIRLASQYTVARMLERDDFDKRYTTNQPIAIHEFLYPLVQGYDSVALKADVELGGTDQKFNLLMGRELQRAYGQEAQNIVTMPLLEGLDGVKKMSKSLGNYVGIQEAPGVMYSKLVSIPDTLMWRYFELLSFRSMEEIEQFRADVANGANPRDIKIKLAEEIVARFHGEEAAANAHRAAGNRMKDGELPEDLPEIEVAAAEDLPIAAVLNRAGLVKNSAQARDLLSGGAVKVDGAVVDKDFMFVLGATHVCQAGKKSFGRVTLKAE from the coding sequence ATGAAGTCGGTTGAAGAGCAGCTGGCGCTTATCAAGCGCGGCGCGGAAGAGGTGTTGGTCGAGTCGGAACTGGTCGAGAAGCTCAAGCGCGGCCAGCCTCTGCGTATCAAGGCAGGCTTCGACCCAACTGCGCCTGACCTGCATCTGGGGCACACGGTGCTGATCAACAAGCTGCGTCAGTTCCAGGAGCTTGGCCACCAGGTGATTTTTCTGATTGGTGACTTCACCGGCATGATCGGTGATCCAAGCGGGAAGAGTGCCACGCGTCCGCCGCTGACCCGCGAGCAGGTTCTGGACAACGCCGAAACCTACAAGCAGCAGGTGTTCAAGATTCTCGACCCAGCCAAGACCGAGGTTGCTTTCAACTCCACCTGGATGGACAAGCTTACACCTGCCGACTTCATTCGTCTGGCCTCGCAGTACACCGTCGCGCGCATGCTCGAGCGTGATGACTTCGACAAGCGTTACACCACCAACCAGCCCATTGCCATTCACGAGTTCCTTTACCCGCTGGTGCAGGGCTATGATTCGGTGGCGCTCAAGGCAGATGTGGAGCTGGGCGGTACCGACCAGAAATTCAATCTGCTGATGGGGCGCGAACTGCAGCGTGCCTATGGGCAGGAGGCGCAAAACATCGTCACCATGCCGCTGCTCGAAGGCCTCGATGGCGTGAAGAAGATGTCCAAGTCGCTGGGCAACTATGTCGGCATTCAAGAAGCGCCCGGTGTCATGTACAGCAAGCTGGTGTCGATCCCGGACACGCTGATGTGGCGTTATTTCGAGCTGCTTAGCTTCCGTTCGATGGAAGAGATCGAGCAGTTCCGGGCTGATGTTGCCAATGGCGCGAACCCGCGTGACATCAAGATCAAGCTGGCCGAAGAAATCGTCGCTCGCTTCCATGGCGAAGAGGCAGCAGCCAATGCACACCGTGCTGCGGGCAACCGGATGAAGGATGGTGAGCTGCCTGAAGATCTGCCTGAAATCGAAGTGGCTGCAGCTGAGGATCTGCCGATCGCGGCCGTTCTGAATCGAGCCGGCCTGGTGAAAAACTCGGCGCAGGCTCGCGACTTGCTCAGTGGTGGTGCTGTCAAGGTCGATGGTGCGGTGGTCGACAAGGATTTCATGTTTGTCCTTGGTGCGACTCATGTGTGTCAGGCGGGCAAGAAGTCGTTTGGCCGGGTAACCTTGAAGGCTGAGTGA
- the secE gene encoding preprotein translocase subunit SecE, with protein sequence MTPKTEAQESRFDLFRWLAVVALVVVGVVGNQYYSASPILYRVLVLLALAAVAGFVALQTAKGKSFFALAKEARTEIRKVVWPTRQETTQTTLIVVAVVLVMALLLWGLDSLLGWAVSLIVG encoded by the coding sequence ATGACTCCCAAAACTGAAGCCCAAGAATCGCGTTTTGATCTGTTCAGGTGGCTGGCTGTAGTGGCTTTGGTGGTTGTCGGTGTCGTGGGTAACCAATACTACTCCGCTTCTCCGATTCTGTACCGCGTTCTCGTACTTCTCGCCCTGGCTGCTGTCGCAGGCTTCGTAGCTCTGCAGACTGCGAAGGGTAAGTCGTTCTTTGCGCTGGCGAAGGAAGCTCGTACCGAGATCCGTAAAGTCGTGTGGCCGACCCGCCAGGAAACCACCCAGACCACACTGATTGTTGTGGCTGTTGTGCTGGTTATGGCACTGCTGCTGTGGGGGCTTGATTCCCTGCTCGGCTGGGCGGTCTCCCTGATCGTTGGCTAA
- a CDS encoding anhydro-N-acetylmuramic acid kinase — MALYLGVMSGTSLDGLDIALIESGKRVDLLATCYLPMPPDLRQALLNLCSSGPDEIARAAVAENRWASLAAEGIRQLLDQQGLQANAIRAIGSHGQTIRHEPSRGFTVQIGNPALLAELTGISVVADFRRRDVAAGGQGAPLVPAFHETLFGHLGQRLAVLNVGGFSNLSLIERDTPVQGFDCGPGNVLLDAWIERKRGHTYDADGAWAASGQVKHDLLASLLSDPFFAGSGPKSTGREVFNLPWLDGHLARLPAYREEDVQATLLELTARSIIEALQNAQQDTQALLVCGGGARNGALMARLAQLLPQAQVSSTGAHGVDPDWVEAMAFAWLAHCCLEGIAANRPSVTAAKGLRVLGAIYPR; from the coding sequence ATGGCGCTGTACCTTGGAGTGATGTCCGGTACCAGCCTCGATGGGCTGGACATCGCTTTAATCGAATCAGGCAAGCGAGTGGATCTGCTTGCCACATGCTATCTACCGATGCCGCCCGATCTACGTCAGGCGCTGCTGAACCTGTGTAGCAGTGGCCCCGACGAGATCGCCCGTGCCGCTGTGGCTGAGAACCGCTGGGCTAGCCTGGCAGCTGAAGGCATACGGCAACTGCTCGACCAGCAGGGGCTGCAAGCCAACGCCATCCGTGCCATTGGCAGCCACGGGCAAACCATACGTCATGAACCCTCCCGCGGCTTCACCGTGCAAATTGGCAACCCGGCGCTTCTTGCCGAATTGACTGGCATTAGCGTGGTTGCCGACTTCCGTCGGCGAGATGTTGCTGCTGGCGGCCAAGGTGCGCCATTGGTACCGGCCTTCCATGAAACCCTGTTCGGTCACTTGGGGCAGCGTCTGGCAGTGCTCAATGTCGGCGGCTTCAGCAACCTGAGCCTTATCGAGCGCGACACCCCCGTGCAAGGGTTCGACTGCGGGCCCGGCAACGTGCTGCTGGACGCCTGGATAGAGCGCAAACGTGGTCACACCTACGACGCTGACGGTGCATGGGCTGCCAGCGGTCAGGTGAAGCACGACTTGCTGGCCAGCCTGCTGAGTGACCCATTCTTCGCCGGTAGCGGCCCCAAAAGCACCGGCCGCGAAGTATTCAACCTACCATGGCTGGATGGTCATCTGGCACGTTTGCCCGCCTACCGCGAAGAAGATGTCCAGGCCACGTTGCTGGAACTGACTGCGCGCAGCATCATCGAAGCGCTGCAGAACGCCCAGCAGGACACTCAGGCGCTGCTGGTGTGTGGCGGAGGTGCTCGCAATGGCGCCTTGATGGCGCGGCTTGCCCAACTGCTGCCTCAGGCTCAGGTCAGCAGCACCGGCGCCCATGGCGTTGACCCGGACTGGGTCGAGGCGATGGCCTTTGCCTGGCTGGCCCACTGCTGCTTGGAGGGTATTGCTGCCAATCGCCCCAGCGTGACGGCGGCCAAAGGGCTGCGAGTACTCGGGGCGATCTATCCCAGGTAG
- the erpA gene encoding iron-sulfur cluster insertion protein ErpA, which translates to MSVETFTPTALEFTHGAAQKVKNLVSEEGNDRLKLRVFVTGGGCSGFQYGFTFDEDVAEDDTIVEREGVSLVVDPMSFQYLAGAEVDYQEGLEGSRFVIKNPNAATTCGCGSSFSI; encoded by the coding sequence ATGAGCGTCGAAACCTTCACCCCCACGGCTTTGGAGTTCACCCACGGAGCCGCGCAGAAGGTGAAGAATCTAGTTTCCGAAGAAGGCAATGATCGCCTCAAACTGCGTGTTTTCGTCACTGGCGGTGGCTGCTCGGGCTTCCAGTACGGCTTCACTTTCGATGAGGACGTTGCCGAGGACGACACCATCGTCGAGCGCGAAGGCGTTTCGCTGGTGGTCGACCCGATGAGTTTCCAGTACCTGGCCGGGGCCGAAGTGGACTACCAGGAGGGTCTGGAGGGTTCTCGTTTCGTGATCAAGAACCCGAATGCCGCAACTACTTGCGGTTGCGGTTCTTCATTCTCTATCTAA
- the rplJ gene encoding 50S ribosomal protein L10, translated as MAIKLEDKKAIVAEVNEAAKVALSAVVADARGVTVGAMTGLRKEAREAGVYVRVVRNTLLKRAVEGTEFSILNDAFKGPTLIAFSNEHPGAAARLFKEFAKGQDKFEIKAAAFDGKFLAANQIDVLATLPTRDEAIAQLMSVIQGATSKLARTLAALRDQKEAAAA; from the coding sequence GTGGCAATTAAACTCGAAGACAAGAAGGCCATCGTCGCTGAAGTCAACGAGGCTGCCAAAGTCGCTCTGTCCGCTGTCGTGGCCGATGCCCGTGGTGTGACTGTAGGCGCAATGACCGGACTCCGTAAAGAGGCCCGCGAAGCTGGCGTATACGTACGTGTCGTACGTAACACCCTGCTCAAGCGCGCTGTTGAAGGCACCGAATTCTCGATCCTCAACGACGCGTTCAAAGGCCCGACCCTGATTGCTTTCTCCAACGAACACCCGGGCGCTGCTGCTCGTCTGTTCAAAGAGTTCGCCAAGGGTCAGGACAAGTTCGAGATCAAGGCAGCTGCGTTTGACGGCAAGTTCCTTGCCGCTAACCAGATCGACGTGCTGGCAACTCTGCCAACGCGCGACGAGGCTATCGCACAGCTGATGAGCGTAATCCAAGGTGCAACCAGCAAGCTGGCTCGTACCCTGGCAGCTCTGCGCGACCAGAAAGAAGCTGCTGCTGCCTAA
- a CDS encoding pantothenate kinase: protein MILELDCGNSFIKWRVIHAADATIVGGGIVDSDQALIDDVRALASLRLTGCRIVSVRSEDETSALCALIDKAFAVLARVAEPAPAMAGVHNGYEDYQRLGMDRWLAVLGAFHLAKGACLVIDLGTAAKADFVSASGEHLGGYICPGMPLMRSQLRTHTRRIRYDDASAERALSSLSPGRSTVEAVERGCVLMLQGFARTQLEQARALWGDDFSVFLTGGDAPLVREAAPQARVVPDLVFVGLAMACPLD from the coding sequence ATGATTCTTGAGCTCGATTGCGGAAACAGCTTCATCAAGTGGCGTGTCATTCACGCTGCCGACGCCACCATCGTAGGGGGCGGCATTGTAGATTCCGACCAGGCACTGATCGATGACGTCAGGGCGCTGGCTTCCTTGCGGCTTACCGGTTGCCGAATCGTCAGTGTGCGCAGCGAAGATGAAACTTCGGCGCTATGTGCGCTGATCGACAAGGCGTTTGCCGTGCTTGCCCGAGTTGCCGAGCCTGCCCCTGCAATGGCAGGCGTGCACAACGGGTATGAGGATTACCAGCGCCTGGGCATGGATCGCTGGCTGGCAGTGCTTGGCGCCTTTCACCTTGCCAAAGGTGCATGTCTGGTCATTGACTTGGGGACAGCGGCAAAGGCTGACTTCGTCTCTGCGTCAGGAGAGCACCTCGGTGGCTACATTTGTCCTGGTATGCCATTGATGCGTAGCCAGCTGCGTACACACACCCGCCGTATCCGTTATGACGATGCATCGGCCGAACGTGCCTTGAGTAGTCTCTCACCGGGCCGGTCCACTGTAGAGGCGGTAGAGCGTGGGTGTGTATTGATGCTGCAAGGATTTGCTCGCACCCAGCTGGAGCAGGCGCGTGCCTTATGGGGTGATGATTTCTCAGTGTTCCTGACAGGTGGAGATGCACCGCTGGTACGAGAGGCGGCGCCACAGGCCAGGGTGGTCCCCGACTTGGTGTTCGTTGGCCTGGCAATGGCCTGTCCGCTGGACTGA
- the rplL gene encoding 50S ribosomal protein L7/L12: protein MSLTNEQIIEAIGQKTVLEIVELIKAMEETFGVTAAAAVAAGPAAAAAAVEEQTEFNVVLVEAGDKKVNVIKAVRELTGLGLKEAKEKVDGAPQVVAEGVSKEAAEDAKKKLEEAGAKVELK from the coding sequence ATGTCTCTGACTAACGAGCAAATCATCGAAGCGATCGGCCAGAAAACTGTTCTGGAAATTGTTGAACTGATCAAAGCGATGGAAGAAACCTTCGGCGTTACCGCTGCTGCCGCTGTTGCCGCTGGCCCAGCTGCTGCTGCCGCCGCTGTTGAAGAGCAGACCGAGTTCAACGTTGTTCTGGTTGAAGCCGGCGACAAGAAAGTGAACGTGATCAAAGCCGTTCGCGAACTGACCGGTCTGGGCCTGAAAGAAGCCAAAGAGAAAGTCGACGGCGCTCCTCAGGTTGTAGCTGAAGGCGTTTCGAAAGAAGCCGCTGAAGACGCTAAGAAGAAGCTGGAAGAAGCAGGCGCTAAAGTCGAGCTGAAGTAA
- the rplK gene encoding 50S ribosomal protein L11, whose protein sequence is MAKKIQAYIKLQVKAGQANPSPPVGPALGQHGVNIMEFCKAFNARTQGQEAGLPTPVIITVYSDRSFTFETKSTPASVLLKKAAGLTSGSARPNTVKVGTVTRAQLEDIAKAKQADLTSADLDAAVRTIAGSARSMGLNVEGV, encoded by the coding sequence ATGGCTAAGAAGATTCAGGCTTACATCAAGCTGCAAGTTAAGGCCGGCCAGGCCAACCCAAGCCCACCCGTTGGTCCAGCACTGGGTCAACACGGTGTGAACATCATGGAGTTCTGCAAGGCCTTCAACGCCCGTACTCAGGGTCAAGAAGCCGGTCTGCCGACTCCAGTTATCATCACTGTTTACAGCGACCGTAGCTTCACCTTCGAGACCAAGAGCACCCCTGCCTCGGTTCTGCTGAAGAAAGCTGCTGGCCTGACCAGTGGTTCGGCTCGCCCGAACACCGTGAAAGTCGGTACCGTTACCCGCGCTCAGTTGGAAGACATCGCCAAGGCTAAACAGGCTGACCTGACTTCCGCTGACCTGGACGCAGCTGTACGCACCATCGCTGGCTCTGCCCGCAGCATGGGCTTGAACGTGGAGGGTGTGTAA
- the rplA gene encoding 50S ribosomal protein L1 has translation MAKLTKRQKAIAEKIEAGKAYNFEEAATLLASLPAAKFVESYDIAVNLGVDPRKSDQVVRSATVLPHGTGKTVRVAVFTQGPAAEAALAAGADRVGMDDLAAEMKGGDLNYDVVIASPDAMRVVGQLGQVLGPRGLMPNPKVGTVTPDVAGAVKNAKAGQVRYRTDKNGIIHTSVGKIGFEADKLKENVEALIADLKRIKPASSKGIYVKRVTLSTTMGPGLIIDQSSLNV, from the coding sequence ATGGCTAAGCTGACCAAGCGCCAAAAGGCAATCGCCGAGAAAATCGAAGCAGGCAAGGCCTACAACTTCGAAGAAGCTGCAACCCTGCTCGCTTCGCTGCCGGCTGCCAAGTTCGTAGAGTCCTACGACATCGCCGTTAACCTCGGTGTTGACCCGCGTAAATCCGACCAGGTCGTTCGTAGCGCTACTGTGCTGCCACACGGCACTGGCAAGACTGTTCGCGTTGCCGTCTTCACCCAGGGCCCAGCTGCTGAAGCCGCTTTGGCTGCCGGCGCTGACCGTGTAGGTATGGACGATCTGGCTGCCGAAATGAAAGGCGGCGACCTGAACTATGACGTCGTTATCGCATCGCCTGATGCCATGCGTGTTGTAGGTCAGCTGGGTCAGGTGCTGGGTCCTCGCGGCCTGATGCCTAACCCGAAAGTTGGTACCGTAACTCCAGACGTAGCCGGCGCTGTCAAAAACGCCAAGGCTGGTCAGGTTCGCTACCGTACCGACAAGAACGGTATCATCCACACCTCCGTTGGCAAAATCGGCTTCGAAGCTGACAAGCTGAAGGAAAACGTTGAAGCCCTGATCGCTGATCTGAAGCGTATCAAACCGGCTTCTTCGAAAGGTATTTACGTTAAGCGCGTTACCCTGAGCACCACCATGGGCCCAGGTCTGATCATCGATCAAAGCTCGCTGAACGTGTAA
- a CDS encoding peptidoglycan DD-metalloendopeptidase family protein, with amino-acid sequence MTNETPKAPPLYPKSHLLAASGIAALLSLALLVFPSSEVEAKKTTLSLELESPADQLKDESNAAPLVQAQGDQDSPFAQIDGAASDTEQAAQQAPATDKAAEAKVPGHREVTVARGDTLSTLFAKVGLPANAVHDLLASNKQAKQFSQLKHGQVLQFELDKDGQLTSLHSKVSNLETIRLTKTAKGYSFDREISKPVVRSAYAHGVIKSSLSASAQRAGLSHSMTMDLAKVLGYDIDFAQDIRPGDEFDVVYEQKVMDGKVVGTGNILSARFTNRGKTYTAVRYTNKQGNTSYYTADGNSLRKAFIRTPVDFARISSRFSAGRKHPILNKIRAHKGVDYAAPRGTPIKAAGDGRIELAGRRGGYGNTVIIAHGNSYKTLYGHMQGFAKGIKTGSNVKQGQIIGYIGTTGLSTGPHLHYEFQVNGVHVDPLSQKVPMADPIAKNERQRFLQQSQPLIARMDQEKATMLAANKR; translated from the coding sequence ATGACCAACGAAACGCCTAAAGCGCCCCCGCTTTATCCGAAAAGCCATCTGTTGGCCGCCAGCGGCATCGCCGCCCTGCTCAGCCTGGCCCTCCTTGTATTCCCATCCAGCGAAGTCGAAGCCAAGAAAACGACCCTGAGCCTGGAACTGGAAAGCCCTGCCGATCAACTGAAGGACGAATCCAACGCAGCACCGCTGGTACAGGCTCAGGGTGACCAGGATTCGCCCTTCGCCCAGATCGACGGTGCTGCCTCCGATACCGAACAAGCTGCACAGCAAGCGCCTGCCACTGATAAAGCCGCCGAAGCCAAGGTGCCCGGCCACCGCGAGGTGACAGTAGCGCGTGGCGACACCCTGTCGACCCTCTTTGCCAAGGTGGGATTGCCAGCCAACGCGGTGCACGATCTGCTGGCCAGCAACAAGCAGGCCAAGCAATTCAGCCAGCTCAAGCATGGCCAAGTACTGCAGTTCGAACTCGACAAAGATGGCCAATTGACCAGCCTGCACAGCAAGGTCAGCAACCTTGAAACCATTCGCCTGACCAAGACCGCCAAGGGTTACTCGTTCGATCGCGAAATCAGCAAGCCGGTGGTTCGCTCCGCTTATGCCCATGGAGTGATCAAAAGCTCGCTGTCGGCATCGGCTCAACGCGCCGGCCTTTCCCACAGCATGACCATGGATCTGGCCAAGGTACTGGGTTACGACATCGACTTCGCCCAGGACATTCGCCCTGGCGATGAGTTCGACGTGGTCTATGAACAGAAGGTCATGGACGGTAAGGTTGTCGGCACCGGCAATATCCTGTCCGCACGCTTCACCAACCGCGGCAAGACTTACACCGCCGTGCGCTACACCAACAAACAGGGCAATACCAGCTACTACACCGCAGACGGCAATAGCCTGCGCAAGGCGTTCATCCGTACCCCTGTCGACTTTGCCCGTATCAGCTCGCGCTTCTCCGCTGGCCGCAAGCATCCGATCCTCAACAAGATCCGCGCACACAAGGGTGTCGACTATGCAGCGCCACGCGGCACGCCGATCAAGGCAGCGGGGGATGGACGCATCGAATTGGCTGGCCGCCGTGGCGGTTACGGCAACACTGTGATCATTGCCCACGGTAATAGCTACAAAACCCTTTACGGGCACATGCAGGGCTTCGCCAAAGGCATCAAGACCGGCAGTAACGTCAAACAGGGCCAGATCATCGGCTACATCGGCACTACCGGCCTGTCGACCGGCCCCCACTTGCACTACGAATTCCAGGTCAACGGCGTACACGTAGACCCGCTGAGCCAGAAGGTGCCAATGGCTGACCCGATCGCCAAGAACGAACGCCAGCGGTTCCTGCAACAAAGCCAACCGCTGATCGCCCGCATGGACCAGGAAAAGGCCACCATGCTCGCGGCCAACAAGCGCTGA